A window from Halomicrobium urmianum encodes these proteins:
- a CDS encoding RNA-guided endonuclease TnpB family protein: MTDAQALVKTLDFQLDIQSNNESLLYDATLEARSAYNETIRLAKQGVDWDAIPDHVADDANLVKNTTQRVVAKALGAMENYYEYDDFDQPNHTKDGAYPLRANYEEGYNLSLTDDGDVVFRISAKPYNHVTGVLEGDDAHLDILKTALTSDEWKIGTGEALFHNDNPELHVNVTNTEQTVRDKQDSRTVVGVDVNEENVALTALSEEGVEDTLVIDFPEIKFERHRYFTMRKRVQNAGKESIHDTLEGREERVVRDRLHKVSRHIVEWSRQFETPCIVFEDLKEMRDSIDYGTRMNRRLHHLPFRALQYYTSYKASFRCIPTGWIDPYKTSQRCPMCGHAERANRNKKRFTCRSCGHQDHSDRGASVNIAVKGIKKYQDWNVPALNSLPQVRKVRRQASGAVDAPTVTHDAVRGYQTDGIVGVSD; this comes from the coding sequence ATGACCGACGCACAGGCTCTCGTCAAGACGCTGGACTTCCAACTCGACATCCAGAGTAACAACGAGAGCCTGCTGTACGACGCCACCCTCGAAGCACGGTCGGCGTACAACGAAACCATCCGCCTCGCCAAGCAGGGCGTTGATTGGGACGCGATTCCCGACCACGTGGCCGACGACGCCAACCTCGTGAAAAACACGACACAGCGCGTCGTTGCCAAAGCACTCGGAGCGATGGAGAATTACTACGAGTACGACGACTTCGACCAACCGAACCACACCAAGGACGGCGCGTACCCGCTCCGAGCAAACTACGAGGAAGGGTACAACCTGTCGCTCACCGATGACGGTGACGTGGTGTTCCGCATCAGCGCGAAGCCGTACAACCACGTCACGGGCGTTCTCGAAGGCGACGACGCCCACCTCGATATTCTCAAGACCGCTCTCACGAGTGACGAGTGGAAGATAGGGACGGGGGAAGCCCTGTTCCACAACGACAACCCCGAGTTACACGTCAATGTCACCAACACCGAACAGACTGTTCGAGACAAGCAGGACTCACGAACGGTCGTCGGCGTGGACGTGAACGAGGAGAATGTGGCTCTCACCGCACTCTCCGAAGAGGGCGTCGAGGACACGTTGGTCATCGACTTCCCCGAAATCAAGTTCGAGCGCCACCGCTATTTCACGATGCGAAAGCGCGTCCAGAACGCGGGGAAAGAGAGCATCCATGACACGTTGGAAGGGCGTGAGGAACGGGTCGTCCGCGACCGACTCCACAAGGTGTCTCGGCATATCGTGGAGTGGAGCCGTCAGTTCGAGACGCCGTGCATCGTCTTTGAAGACCTCAAAGAGATGCGCGACAGCATCGACTACGGCACGCGGATGAACCGACGCTTGCACCACCTCCCGTTCCGCGCCCTCCAATACTACACGTCGTACAAGGCGTCGTTCAGGTGCATCCCGACTGGTTGGATTGACCCGTACAAGACGAGTCAACGGTGTCCGATGTGCGGGCACGCCGAGCGAGCGAACCGCAACAAGAAGCGGTTCACATGTCGGTCGTGCGGGCATCAAGACCACAGCGACCGTGGTGCAAGCGTCAACATCGCCGTGAAAGGTATCAAGAAGTATCAGGACTGGAATGTGCCTGCTCTCAACAGCCTTCCCCAAGTGCGGAAGGTGCGACGGCAGGCATCGGGGGCCGTGGACGCCCCGACCGTGACCCACGACGCCGTTCGAGGCTATCAGACCGATGGTATCGTGGGAGTGTCCGATTAA
- a CDS encoding type I 3-dehydroquinate dehydratase: MEFTSFRLLAATTDLSEEPAAREHADGMELRMDLAEDPLDALDAYDGELPLLATNRVHWEGGEAPDDTTRLDALETAVGHDAVEAVDVELAALTGGGDYDATRVVEEARANDVAVVVSTHDFEATPDRDDLVERLGTACEHGDVGKIATTAQSSADVLDLLSATQTLTSEGERVATMAMGEPGRHSRAVAPLYGSKIGYAPVNPTDATAPGQYDLATLRELVDDLRSEESEPETVAR; this comes from the coding sequence ATGGAGTTCACGTCGTTCAGGTTGCTGGCCGCTACGACGGATCTGAGCGAGGAACCGGCGGCGCGCGAGCACGCCGACGGGATGGAACTGCGGATGGATCTCGCCGAGGACCCGCTGGACGCGCTCGACGCCTACGACGGGGAGCTACCCCTGCTGGCGACCAACCGGGTCCACTGGGAGGGCGGCGAGGCGCCGGACGACACCACTCGGCTCGACGCGCTGGAGACGGCCGTCGGCCACGACGCCGTCGAGGCCGTCGACGTCGAACTGGCGGCGCTGACGGGCGGGGGCGACTACGACGCGACGCGCGTGGTCGAGGAGGCCCGCGCGAACGACGTCGCCGTCGTCGTCTCCACCCACGATTTCGAGGCGACGCCGGACCGCGATGACCTGGTCGAGCGGCTCGGGACGGCCTGCGAACACGGCGACGTGGGAAAGATAGCGACGACGGCCCAGTCGTCCGCGGACGTGCTCGACCTGCTCTCCGCGACGCAGACGCTGACGAGCGAGGGCGAGCGAGTCGCCACGATGGCGATGGGCGAGCCGGGTCGTCACTCGCGGGCGGTGGCGCCGCTGTACGGCTCGAAGATCGGCTACGCGCCGGTCAATCCGACCGACGCGACGGCGCCCGGGCAGTACGACCTCGCGACGCTCCGGGAACTGGTCGACGACCTGCGGAGCGAGGAGTCGGAGCCCGAGACGGTCGCCCGCTGA